One Molothrus aeneus isolate 106 chromosome 6, BPBGC_Maene_1.0, whole genome shotgun sequence genomic window carries:
- the NEMF gene encoding ribosome quality control complex subunit NEMF has translation MKSRFSTVDIRAVLAELRQSLLGMRVNNVYDVDNKTYLIRLQKPECKATLLLESGIRIHLTEFEWPKNMMPSSFAMKCRKHLRTRRLVSVRQLGVDRIVDLQFGSEQAAYHLILELYDRGNVVLTDHEYLILNILRFRTDGADDVRFAVRERYPVESAKAAVPLPTLDRLTEIISNAPKGEQLKRVLNPLLPYGATLIEHCLIEAGFSGAVKIDQHLENKENLEKVLSALEKAEEYMALTDNFSGKGYVIQKREKKPSLEPDKPAEDIYTYEEFHPFLFSQHSKCPYLEFDSFNKAADEFYSKLEGQKIDLKALQQEKQALKKLENVRRDHEHRLEALQQAQEADKLKGELIEMNLEVVDRAIQVVRSALANQIDWSEIGAIVKEAQAHGDPVATAIKELKLQTNHITMLLRNPYVLSEEEEEEDDADVEKEETEEPKGKKKKNKTKQLKKPQKNKPLLIDVDLNLSAYANAKKYYDHKRHAAKKTQKTVEAAEKAFKSAEKKTKQTLREVQTVTTIQKARKVYWFEKFLWFISSENYLVIAGRDQQQNELIVKRYLKPGDIYVHADLHGATSCVIKNPSGEPIPPRTLTEAGTMALCYSAAWDARVVTSAWWVSHSQVSKTAPTGEYLTTGSFMIRGKKNFLPPSYLMMGFSFLFKVDESCVWRHREERKVKVQDEELDTVSSSASELVAEELELLDGGDSSSEEEKAEAAPEAEEAAEDVEAAEGEEAAEDVEAAEGEEAAEDVEATAESTQGEQGGGNTPAPEADSEEDDGDSEEEHPEPKGEVKEEEVNYPDTTIDLSHLQPQRSLQKIIPKEEEPSLGDSRAQGRRHLSAKERREMKKKKQQNNSENSELSEEKQKEAEPETQPVAAPNCPKAAPAPQPIKRGQKSKMKKMKEKYRDQDEEDRELIMKLLGSAGSNREDKGKKGKKGKTKEEAAKKQQQKPKPQRRAAGGGKETLPAGIVLHEAQEAALDELQEDKEEQDQEQPGLEESEALLDSLTGQPHPEDILLFAVPICAPYTAMTNYKYKVKLTPGTQKKGKAAKIALHNFMQSKEASAREKDLFRSVKDTDLSRNIPGKVKVSAPHLQNMKRK, from the exons ATGAAGTCCCGCTTCAGCACCGTCGACATCCGCGCGGTGCTCGCCGAGCTGCGGCAGAG CTTGTTGGGAATGAGAGTGAACAATGTTTATGATGTGGATAACAAGACCTATCTCATTCGCCTGCAAAA GCCAGAGTGCAAGGCCACGCTGCTGCTGGAGTCGGGGATCCGCATCCACCTGACGGAGTTTGAGTGGCCGAAGAACATGATGCCATCCAGCTTTGCCATGAAg TGCCGGAAGCACCTGAGGACGCGGCGCTTGGTGAGCGTGCGGCAGCTGGGCGTGGATCGCATCGTGGACCTGCAGTTCGGCAGCGAGCAGGCTGCCTACCACCTGATCCTGGAGCTCTATGACAGG GGCAACGTTGTCCTCACCGACCACGAGTACCTGATCCTCAACATCCTGAGGTTCCGCACCGACGGCGCCGACGACGTCCGGTTTGCCGTGAGGGAGCGGTACCCGGTGGAGAGCGCCAAAGCTGCCGTGCCCCTGCCCACCTTGGACAG gTTAACTGAAATCATATCAAATGCACCCAAAGGGGAGCAGCTGAAGAGGGTTCTCAACCCACTCCTTC cttatGGGGCCACTCTCATTGAGCACTGCCTTATAGAAGCTGGATTTTCTGGAGCTGTCAAAATAGATCAACATCTGGAAAATAAAG aaaaCCTTGAAAAGGTTCTTTCAGCTctagagaaagcagaagaataCATGGCCCTCACTGACAACTTCAGTGGAAAG gGTTATGTTAtccagaaaagggagaaaaagccCAGTCTGGAACCAGACAAACCAGCAGAAGATATCTACAC ATATGAGGAATTTCAtcctttcttgttttctcaACATTCAAAATGTCCCTACTTGGAATTTGACTCATTCAATAAG gctgcagatGAGTTCTACTCCAAGCTGGAGGGGCAGAAGATTGATCTGAAGGCCTTGCAGCAG gagAAACAAGCATTGaagaaacttgaaaatgtcCGCAGGGACCACGAGCATAGACTGGAAGCTCTCCAGCAGGCTCAG GAAGCTGATAAGCTGAAGGGGGAGCTGATAGAGATGAACCTGGAGGTGGTGGACAGGGCCATCCAGGTGGTGCGCAGCGCCCTGGCCAACCAGATCGACTGGAGCGAGATCGGCGCCATCGTCAAGGAGGCCCAGGCCCACGGGGACCCCGTGGCCACGGCAATCAAAGAGTTAAAGCTGCAGACAAACCACATCACCATGCTGCTGAG GAACCCCTATGTGTTAtctgaagaggaagaggaggaggatgatgctGATGTAGAGaaggaagaaacagaagaaccaaagggaaaaaagaaaaagaataaaaccaaacagctgaagaaacctcagaaaaacaaacccttaTTGATTGATGTTGATCTCAATTTGTCTGCCTATGCCAATGCCAAAAA GTACTATGACCACAAAAGACACGCGGCCAAGAAAACTCAGAAGACAGTGGAAGCTGCAGAAAAG GCTTTTAAATCAGCTGAGAAGAAGACAAAGCAAACCCTGAGGGAAGTTCAGACTGTCACCACCATCCAGAAGGCCAGAAAGGTCTATTG GTTTGAGAAGTTCCTGTGGTTCATCAGCTCTGAGAATTACCTGGTGATTGCTGGCAGGGATCAGCAGCAGAATGAGCTGATCGTGAAGCGCTACCTCAAACCAG GGGACATCTACGTGCACGCGGATCTGCACGGAGCCACCAGCTGCGTCATCAAGAACCCCTCAG GTGAGCCCATCCCGCCGCGGACGCTGACGGAGGCGGGGACCATGGCCCTGTGCTACAGCGCTGCCTGGGACGCCCGCGTGGTCACCAGCGCCTGGTGGGTGTCCCACAGCCAG GTTTCTAAAACTGCCCCCACGGGAGAATATCTCACTACTGGCAGCTTCATGATCCGAG ggaaaaagaatTTCCTTCCACCTTCCTATCTGATGATGGGCTTCAGCTTCTTGTTTAAG GTGGATGAGAGCTGTGTCTGGAGGCACCGCGAGGAGAGGAAGGTCAAGGTCCAGGATGAGGAGCTGGACACGGtttccagcagtgccagtgagctggtggctgaggagctggagctcttAG ATGGaggagacagcagcagtgaggaggaaaaagctgaggcagctccagaggctgaggaagctgcagaggaTGTGGAAGCTGCAGAAGgtgaggaagctgcagaggaTGTGGAAGCTGCAGAAGgtgaggaagctgcagaggaTGTGGAAGCCACAGCTGAGAGCACCCAgggtgagcagggaggagggaacaCTCCTGCTCCAGAGGCTGACTCCGAGGAGGACGATGGAGACTCTGAGGAGGAGCATCCAGAGCCCAAGGGGGAagtgaaggaggaggaggtgaatTATCCAGACACCACAATCGACCTGTCACACCTTCAGCCCCAGAG ATCCCTGCAGAAAATCATCCCCAAAGAGGAGGAGCCCAGCTTG GGTGACAGCAGGGCCCAGGGCCGGAGGCATCTCTCTGCCAAGGAGAGGAG ggaaatgaagaaaaagaagcagcagaacaaCTCTGAGAACTCGGAGCTGTctgaggagaagcagaaggaggCAGAGCCAGAGACCCAACCTGTGGCTGCTCCCAACTGCCccaaggcagctccagcccctcagcccaTCAAGAGGGGCCAGAAG AGTAAAATGAAGAAGATGAAGGAGAAGTACAGGGACCAGGACGAGGAGGACAGGGAGCTCATCATGAAGCTGCTGGGG TCTGCAGGCTCCAACAGGgaggacaaagggaaaaaagggaagaaggggaagaCAAAAGAAGAGGCAGCAAAGAAGCAACAGCAGAAACCCAAACCCCAGCGTCGTGCAGCAGGAGGGGGCAAGGAGACCCTGCCAGCAGGAATTGTGCTGCACGAGGCACAGGAGGCAGCCCTGGATGAGCTGCAGGAGGACAAG gaggagcaggaccaggagcagccaggactgGAG GAGAGCGAGGCCCTGCTGGACTCCCTGACGGGCCAGCCCCATCCCGAGGACATCCTGCTCTTTGCTGTCCCCATCTGTGCTCCCTACACAGCCATGACCAACTACAA GTATAAAGTCAAGCTCACTCCGGGCACCCAGAAGAAGGGCAAAG CTGCCAAGATTGCCTTGCACAATTTCATGCAGTCCAAGGAGGCCAGTGCCCGAGAGAAGGATCTGTTCCGCAGCGTCAAG GACACTGATCTGTCCAGAAATATTCCTGGGAAGGTGAAAGTGTCTGCACCTCACCTCCAGAACATGAAGAGGAAGTGA
- the KLHDC2 gene encoding kelch domain-containing protein 2, with protein MADENEELPADEELPAPAEEGFEQLENDSPAERSGHVAVTDGRCMYVWGGYKNAQVRGFYDFYLPRDEIWIYNMETGRWKKSKTEGDVPPSMSGSCAVCVDRVLYLFGGHHARGNTNKFYMLNARSTDKVLQWVRVECQGVPPSSKDKLGVWVHKNRLIFFGGYGYFPEGKQRGTFEFDETSFWNSGLPRGWNDHVHVLDLETFTWSQPITTGKTPSPRAAHACATVGNRGYVFGGRYRESRMNDFYCLNLDTWEWNEILTQGICPVGRSWHSLTPISSDHLFLFGGFTTNKQPLSDAWIYCISKNEWVQFEHNYSEKPRLWHTACASEEGEVIIFGGCANNLLAHSKAAHSNEILVFSLQPRSLVRLCLEAVICFKELLASSWHCLPKHLLHSVNQRFGSNNTSGS; from the exons ATGGCCGATGAGAACGAGGAGCTGCCGGCGGACGAGGAGCTGCCGGCGCCGGCCGAGGAGGGCTTCGAGCAGCTGGAGAACGACAGCCCCGCCGAGCGCAGCGGGCACGTGGCCGTCACCGACGGGCGCTGCATGTACGTCTGGGGAGGATACAAG aaTGCCCAGGTCCGGGGCTTTTATGACTTCTACCTGCCTAGGGATGAAATATGGATCTACAACATGGAAACTGGAAGATG GAAGAAGAGCAAGACTGAGGGAGATGTTCCCCCCTCCATGTCTGGCAGCTGTGCCGTGTGTGTGGACAGAGTTCTGTACCTCTTCGGGGGGCACCACGCCCGGGGCAACACCAACAAG TTCTACATGTTAAATGCCAGATCCACAGACAAAGTGCTGCAGTGGGTGAGAGTGGAGTGCCAGGGGGTGCCCCCCTCGTCCAAGGACAAGCTGGGGGTGTGGGTGCACAAGAACAG GCTGATATTTTTTGGAGGCTATGGCTATTTTCCTGAAGGGAAGCAACGTGGAACATTTGAATTTGATGAAACTTCTTTTTGG aattcagGCCTTCCTAGAGGATGGAACGACCACGTGCACGTTCTGGACCTTGAAACTTTCACTTGGAGCCAGCCCATAACTACG GGCAAGACCCCGTCGCCCCGCGCCGCCCACGCCTGCGCCACGGTTGGGAACAGGGGCTACGTGTTCGGAGGCAGATACAGG GAGTCCAGAATGAACGACTTCTACTGCCTGAACCTGGACACGTGGGAGTGGAACGAAAT ACTGACCCAAGGCATCTGCCCCGTGGGCCGATCGTGGCATTCCTTAACGCCAATTTCCTCGGATCACCTCTTCCTCTTTGGAGGCTTCACCACGAACAAGCAGCCCCTGA gTGATGCCTGGATTTACTGCATCAGCAAGAACGAGTGGGTGCAGTTTGAGCATAACTACTCTGAGAAGCCAAG GCTGTGGCACACGGCCTGTGCCAGCGAGGAGGGCGAGGTCATCATCTTTGGGGGCTGTGCCAACAACCTGCTGGCCCATTCCAAAGCT GCTCACAGTAATGAAATCCTGGTATTCTCCCTCCAGCCAAGATCTCTTGTAAG gctgtgcctggaggcCGTCATTTGCTTCAAGGAGCTGTTGGCCAGCTCGTGGCACTGCCTGCCCAAGCACCTGCTGCACAGCGTGAACCAGCGCTTCGGCAGCAACAACACCTCGGGCTCCTGA